In Cicer arietinum cultivar CDC Frontier isolate Library 1 chromosome 1, Cicar.CDCFrontier_v2.0, whole genome shotgun sequence, one DNA window encodes the following:
- the LOC101497796 gene encoding C2 domain-containing protein At1g53590 isoform X3, with amino-acid sequence MAYMYGTDCISEDFTTYHTLVLREKEAVVQHLYLGRNPPLITDMRVLRHNDDDHLVLELGMNFLTADDMSAILAVKLRKRLGFGMSAKLHITGMHVEGKVLVGVKFLKSWPFLGRLRVCFVEPPYFQMTVKPIFTHGLDVTELPGIAGWLDKLLSIAFEQTLVEPNMLVVDVEKFVSPEQEEPWFHVDEKEPVAYVKIEIVEAADMKPSDLNGLADPYVKGNLGGYRFRTKVQKKTLAPKWYEEFKIPIIAWDSNNVLVIEVRDKDHFYDDILGDCSLNINDFREGQKQDKWLPLQNVKMGRLHLRITVLEDKEKEADTTCDQEETIDIEQKKDSFAKETTNKSSFSSVSSDKSPKFADNYEPIEIQGQKETGVWVHHPGSEVSQTWEPRKGKNRRLDTEICRERSDISGSLNNDSSSPDDNPEDKHRMKTVRKGLHKIGSVFRRSQKMDDKSGSLVDDIPSPHDNIRSMNAKAVGVKFVMDDNVGGFPTGKVQVEGGSAEGSGPDSPAKRNVKDMAKNVFKHAEKSARSFKHVLSRKSRKSKGDSEAAVLERENESDSSDNESLSVQTPIDERNPVVYHDVALYNNGSPKSNVNEAQNVPSNTTVDNKEPEKACSPDRSNEEFVKVVEHDKEETVVDKRDLSRFAE; translated from the exons ATGGCCTATATGTATGGAACAGATTGCATCTCAGAAGATTTTACTACCTATCATACCTTGGTTCTTAGAGAA AAAGAAGCTGTTGTTCAGCACCTATATTTGGGAAGAAACCCTCCTTTGATTACTGATATGAGGGTACTTCGCCATAATGATGATGACCACTTG GTTCTGGAGTTAGGAATGAATTTTCTCACCGCTGATGATATGAGTGCAATTCTTGCTGTGAAACTAAGAAAAAGATTGGGCTTTGGAATGTCAGCAAAGCTGCATATAACGGGAATGCATGTTGAAGGGAAG GTCTTGGTAGGGGTAAAGTTTCTCAAGTCATGGCCTTTTCTTGGTCGTTTGCGTGTATGCTTTGTCGAGCCTCCATATTTTCAGATGACTGTCAAACCTATTTTTACTCATGGGCTTGACGTGACAGAACTTCCAGGAATTGCTGGCTGGCTT GATAAGCTTCTGTCCATTGCTTTTGAACAGACCCTTGTTGAG CCGAATATGCTGGTTGTTGATGTTGAGAAATTTGTATCACCAGAGCAAG AGGAGCCTTGGTTCCATGTGGATGAGAAGGAACCTGTTGCTTAtgtaaaaatagaaattgttgAGGCAGCTGACATGAAGCCATCAGATCTAAATG gATTAGCTGATCCTTATGTGAAAGGTAATTTGGGCGGATATAGATTCCGGACAAAGGTACAAAAGAAAACACTTGCTCCAAAATGGTATGAGGAATTTAAAATTCCCATCATAGCTTGGGATTCTAACAATGTGCTTGTTATTGAAGTTCGTGACAAAGACCATTTCTACGACGATATCCTTGG GGACTGTTCTCTGAACATCAATGATTTTAGGGAAGGACAAAAACAAGATAAGTGGCTGCCACTACAGAATGTAAAAATGGGGAGGTTGCATTTACGGATAACAGTACTTGAAGATAAGGAAAAG GAAGCTGATACTACATGTGACCAGGAGGAAACAATAGACATTGAACAAAAAAAAGATTCTTTTGCAAAAGAAACTACCAACAAGAGTTCCTTCTCATCTGTTTCATCTGACAAATCTCCAAAATTTGCCGATAACTACGAGCCTATAGAAATCCAAGGTCAAAAAGAGACAGGAGTTTGGGTTCATCACCCAGGAAGTGAAGTTTCCCAAACTTGGGAGCCAAGAAAAGGTAAGAATCGGCGCCTTGACACAGAAATTTGCAGGGAGCGTAGCGATATATCTGGATCGTTGAACAATGACAGCAGCAGTCCTGATGATAATCCCGAAGATAAACATCGAATGAAAACGGTTAGGAAAGGCCTGCACAAGATCGGTTCTGTATTTCGTAGGAGTCAGAAAATGGATGATAAATCAGGCTCTCTTGTGGACGACATTCCATCGCCTCACGATAACATTAGGTCAATGAATGCTAAAGCAGTTGGTGTGAAGTTTGTTATGGATGATAACGTTGGCGGCTTTCCTACTGGTAAGGTTCAGGTAGAAGGTGGATCAGCAGAAGGGAGTGGTCCTGATAGCCCAGCAAAGAGAAATGTCAAGGACATGGCAAAGAATGTTTTCAAACACGCAGAGAAATCGGCCCGCAGCTTCAAACATGTTCTTTCTCGTAAATCGAGGAAGTCTAAAGGTGATTCAGAAGCAGCAGTTctagaaagagaaaatgaatcTGACTCATCTGACAATGAATCTCTTTCTGTTCAGACGCCAATAGACGAAAGAAATCCAGTTGTTTACCACGATGTTGCTCTGTATAACAATGGTTCCCCGAAATCTAATGTGAATGAGGCTCAGAATGTTCCATCCAACACCACTGTGGACAACAAGGAGCCAGAAAAGGCATGCTCCCCTGATAGGTCTAATGAAGAATTTGTTAAGGTTGTTGAACATGATAAAGAGGAAACGGTGGTGGATAAAAGGGATCTTAGCAGATTTGCCGAGTGA
- the LOC101497796 gene encoding C2 domain-containing protein At1g53590 isoform X1, which produces MIRYFNFLVTAFCFYCISSRSSRVLLSVWIWNSSLDFICFLSYKGQRKKRVENIFINDFVLFDFGKVHERYVTRLKKKLQFEERKQANQRRVLSDSETVRWLNHAVENIWPICMEQIASQKILLPIIPWFLEKYKPWTAKEAVVQHLYLGRNPPLITDMRVLRHNDDDHLVLELGMNFLTADDMSAILAVKLRKRLGFGMSAKLHITGMHVEGKVLVGVKFLKSWPFLGRLRVCFVEPPYFQMTVKPIFTHGLDVTELPGIAGWLDKLLSIAFEQTLVEPNMLVVDVEKFVSPEQEEPWFHVDEKEPVAYVKIEIVEAADMKPSDLNGLADPYVKGNLGGYRFRTKVQKKTLAPKWYEEFKIPIIAWDSNNVLVIEVRDKDHFYDDILGDCSLNINDFREGQKQDKWLPLQNVKMGRLHLRITVLEDKEKEADTTCDQEETIDIEQKKDSFAKETTNKSSFSSVSSDKSPKFADNYEPIEIQGQKETGVWVHHPGSEVSQTWEPRKGKNRRLDTEICRERSDISGSLNNDSSSPDDNPEDKHRMKTVRKGLHKIGSVFRRSQKMDDKSGSLVDDIPSPHDNIRSMNAKAVGVKFVMDDNVGGFPTGKVQVEGGSAEGSGPDSPAKRNVKDMAKNVFKHAEKSARSFKHVLSRKSRKSKGDSEAAVLERENESDSSDNESLSVQTPIDERNPVVYHDVALYNNGSPKSNVNEAQNVPSNTTVDNKEPEKACSPDRSNEEFVKVVEHDKEETVVDKRDLSRFAE; this is translated from the exons ATGATAAGATACTTTAACTTTTTAGTTACcgctttttgtttttattgtatttCATCTAGAAGCAGTAGAGTACTTTTGAGTGTTTGGATCTGGAATTCTAGTTTGGATTTTATCTGTTTTTTGTCTTATAAAggacaaagaaagaaaagggttgagaatatttttattaatgactTTGTTCTTTTTGATTTTGGAAAGGTTCATGAACGTTATGTTACTAGGCTGAAGAAGAAGTTACAGTTTGAGGAGAGGAAACAAGCTAATCAAAGAAGG GTGCTGTCTGATTCTGAAACAGTTCGGTGGTTGAACCATGCAGTTGAAAACATATGGCCTATATGTATGGAACAGATTGCATCTCAGAAGATTTTACTACCTATCATACCTTGGTTCTTAGAGAAGTACAAACCTTGGACCGCT AAAGAAGCTGTTGTTCAGCACCTATATTTGGGAAGAAACCCTCCTTTGATTACTGATATGAGGGTACTTCGCCATAATGATGATGACCACTTG GTTCTGGAGTTAGGAATGAATTTTCTCACCGCTGATGATATGAGTGCAATTCTTGCTGTGAAACTAAGAAAAAGATTGGGCTTTGGAATGTCAGCAAAGCTGCATATAACGGGAATGCATGTTGAAGGGAAG GTCTTGGTAGGGGTAAAGTTTCTCAAGTCATGGCCTTTTCTTGGTCGTTTGCGTGTATGCTTTGTCGAGCCTCCATATTTTCAGATGACTGTCAAACCTATTTTTACTCATGGGCTTGACGTGACAGAACTTCCAGGAATTGCTGGCTGGCTT GATAAGCTTCTGTCCATTGCTTTTGAACAGACCCTTGTTGAG CCGAATATGCTGGTTGTTGATGTTGAGAAATTTGTATCACCAGAGCAAG AGGAGCCTTGGTTCCATGTGGATGAGAAGGAACCTGTTGCTTAtgtaaaaatagaaattgttgAGGCAGCTGACATGAAGCCATCAGATCTAAATG gATTAGCTGATCCTTATGTGAAAGGTAATTTGGGCGGATATAGATTCCGGACAAAGGTACAAAAGAAAACACTTGCTCCAAAATGGTATGAGGAATTTAAAATTCCCATCATAGCTTGGGATTCTAACAATGTGCTTGTTATTGAAGTTCGTGACAAAGACCATTTCTACGACGATATCCTTGG GGACTGTTCTCTGAACATCAATGATTTTAGGGAAGGACAAAAACAAGATAAGTGGCTGCCACTACAGAATGTAAAAATGGGGAGGTTGCATTTACGGATAACAGTACTTGAAGATAAGGAAAAG GAAGCTGATACTACATGTGACCAGGAGGAAACAATAGACATTGAACAAAAAAAAGATTCTTTTGCAAAAGAAACTACCAACAAGAGTTCCTTCTCATCTGTTTCATCTGACAAATCTCCAAAATTTGCCGATAACTACGAGCCTATAGAAATCCAAGGTCAAAAAGAGACAGGAGTTTGGGTTCATCACCCAGGAAGTGAAGTTTCCCAAACTTGGGAGCCAAGAAAAGGTAAGAATCGGCGCCTTGACACAGAAATTTGCAGGGAGCGTAGCGATATATCTGGATCGTTGAACAATGACAGCAGCAGTCCTGATGATAATCCCGAAGATAAACATCGAATGAAAACGGTTAGGAAAGGCCTGCACAAGATCGGTTCTGTATTTCGTAGGAGTCAGAAAATGGATGATAAATCAGGCTCTCTTGTGGACGACATTCCATCGCCTCACGATAACATTAGGTCAATGAATGCTAAAGCAGTTGGTGTGAAGTTTGTTATGGATGATAACGTTGGCGGCTTTCCTACTGGTAAGGTTCAGGTAGAAGGTGGATCAGCAGAAGGGAGTGGTCCTGATAGCCCAGCAAAGAGAAATGTCAAGGACATGGCAAAGAATGTTTTCAAACACGCAGAGAAATCGGCCCGCAGCTTCAAACATGTTCTTTCTCGTAAATCGAGGAAGTCTAAAGGTGATTCAGAAGCAGCAGTTctagaaagagaaaatgaatcTGACTCATCTGACAATGAATCTCTTTCTGTTCAGACGCCAATAGACGAAAGAAATCCAGTTGTTTACCACGATGTTGCTCTGTATAACAATGGTTCCCCGAAATCTAATGTGAATGAGGCTCAGAATGTTCCATCCAACACCACTGTGGACAACAAGGAGCCAGAAAAGGCATGCTCCCCTGATAGGTCTAATGAAGAATTTGTTAAGGTTGTTGAACATGATAAAGAGGAAACGGTGGTGGATAAAAGGGATCTTAGCAGATTTGCCGAGTGA
- the LOC101497796 gene encoding C2 domain-containing protein At1g53590 isoform X2 encodes MDITEISILHHVGIVLVSLWFLSTFNYCHAVFYLLALIYLYLVHERYVTRLKKKLQFEERKQANQRRVLSDSETVRWLNHAVENIWPICMEQIASQKILLPIIPWFLEKYKPWTAKEAVVQHLYLGRNPPLITDMRVLRHNDDDHLVLELGMNFLTADDMSAILAVKLRKRLGFGMSAKLHITGMHVEGKVLVGVKFLKSWPFLGRLRVCFVEPPYFQMTVKPIFTHGLDVTELPGIAGWLDKLLSIAFEQTLVEPNMLVVDVEKFVSPEQEEPWFHVDEKEPVAYVKIEIVEAADMKPSDLNGLADPYVKGNLGGYRFRTKVQKKTLAPKWYEEFKIPIIAWDSNNVLVIEVRDKDHFYDDILGDCSLNINDFREGQKQDKWLPLQNVKMGRLHLRITVLEDKEKEADTTCDQEETIDIEQKKDSFAKETTNKSSFSSVSSDKSPKFADNYEPIEIQGQKETGVWVHHPGSEVSQTWEPRKGKNRRLDTEICRERSDISGSLNNDSSSPDDNPEDKHRMKTVRKGLHKIGSVFRRSQKMDDKSGSLVDDIPSPHDNIRSMNAKAVGVKFVMDDNVGGFPTGKVQVEGGSAEGSGPDSPAKRNVKDMAKNVFKHAEKSARSFKHVLSRKSRKSKGDSEAAVLERENESDSSDNESLSVQTPIDERNPVVYHDVALYNNGSPKSNVNEAQNVPSNTTVDNKEPEKACSPDRSNEEFVKVVEHDKEETVVDKRDLSRFAE; translated from the exons atggaTATAACAGAAATTTCAATCTTGCATCATGTTGGAATCGTCTTAGTTTCTCTTTGGTTCTTATCTACATTTAATTACTGCCACGCTGTTTTTTATTTGCTGGCTTTGATCTATCTTTATCTG GTTCATGAACGTTATGTTACTAGGCTGAAGAAGAAGTTACAGTTTGAGGAGAGGAAACAAGCTAATCAAAGAAGG GTGCTGTCTGATTCTGAAACAGTTCGGTGGTTGAACCATGCAGTTGAAAACATATGGCCTATATGTATGGAACAGATTGCATCTCAGAAGATTTTACTACCTATCATACCTTGGTTCTTAGAGAAGTACAAACCTTGGACCGCT AAAGAAGCTGTTGTTCAGCACCTATATTTGGGAAGAAACCCTCCTTTGATTACTGATATGAGGGTACTTCGCCATAATGATGATGACCACTTG GTTCTGGAGTTAGGAATGAATTTTCTCACCGCTGATGATATGAGTGCAATTCTTGCTGTGAAACTAAGAAAAAGATTGGGCTTTGGAATGTCAGCAAAGCTGCATATAACGGGAATGCATGTTGAAGGGAAG GTCTTGGTAGGGGTAAAGTTTCTCAAGTCATGGCCTTTTCTTGGTCGTTTGCGTGTATGCTTTGTCGAGCCTCCATATTTTCAGATGACTGTCAAACCTATTTTTACTCATGGGCTTGACGTGACAGAACTTCCAGGAATTGCTGGCTGGCTT GATAAGCTTCTGTCCATTGCTTTTGAACAGACCCTTGTTGAG CCGAATATGCTGGTTGTTGATGTTGAGAAATTTGTATCACCAGAGCAAG AGGAGCCTTGGTTCCATGTGGATGAGAAGGAACCTGTTGCTTAtgtaaaaatagaaattgttgAGGCAGCTGACATGAAGCCATCAGATCTAAATG gATTAGCTGATCCTTATGTGAAAGGTAATTTGGGCGGATATAGATTCCGGACAAAGGTACAAAAGAAAACACTTGCTCCAAAATGGTATGAGGAATTTAAAATTCCCATCATAGCTTGGGATTCTAACAATGTGCTTGTTATTGAAGTTCGTGACAAAGACCATTTCTACGACGATATCCTTGG GGACTGTTCTCTGAACATCAATGATTTTAGGGAAGGACAAAAACAAGATAAGTGGCTGCCACTACAGAATGTAAAAATGGGGAGGTTGCATTTACGGATAACAGTACTTGAAGATAAGGAAAAG GAAGCTGATACTACATGTGACCAGGAGGAAACAATAGACATTGAACAAAAAAAAGATTCTTTTGCAAAAGAAACTACCAACAAGAGTTCCTTCTCATCTGTTTCATCTGACAAATCTCCAAAATTTGCCGATAACTACGAGCCTATAGAAATCCAAGGTCAAAAAGAGACAGGAGTTTGGGTTCATCACCCAGGAAGTGAAGTTTCCCAAACTTGGGAGCCAAGAAAAGGTAAGAATCGGCGCCTTGACACAGAAATTTGCAGGGAGCGTAGCGATATATCTGGATCGTTGAACAATGACAGCAGCAGTCCTGATGATAATCCCGAAGATAAACATCGAATGAAAACGGTTAGGAAAGGCCTGCACAAGATCGGTTCTGTATTTCGTAGGAGTCAGAAAATGGATGATAAATCAGGCTCTCTTGTGGACGACATTCCATCGCCTCACGATAACATTAGGTCAATGAATGCTAAAGCAGTTGGTGTGAAGTTTGTTATGGATGATAACGTTGGCGGCTTTCCTACTGGTAAGGTTCAGGTAGAAGGTGGATCAGCAGAAGGGAGTGGTCCTGATAGCCCAGCAAAGAGAAATGTCAAGGACATGGCAAAGAATGTTTTCAAACACGCAGAGAAATCGGCCCGCAGCTTCAAACATGTTCTTTCTCGTAAATCGAGGAAGTCTAAAGGTGATTCAGAAGCAGCAGTTctagaaagagaaaatgaatcTGACTCATCTGACAATGAATCTCTTTCTGTTCAGACGCCAATAGACGAAAGAAATCCAGTTGTTTACCACGATGTTGCTCTGTATAACAATGGTTCCCCGAAATCTAATGTGAATGAGGCTCAGAATGTTCCATCCAACACCACTGTGGACAACAAGGAGCCAGAAAAGGCATGCTCCCCTGATAGGTCTAATGAAGAATTTGTTAAGGTTGTTGAACATGATAAAGAGGAAACGGTGGTGGATAAAAGGGATCTTAGCAGATTTGCCGAGTGA